A genomic region of Arachis stenosperma cultivar V10309 chromosome 9, arast.V10309.gnm1.PFL2, whole genome shotgun sequence contains the following coding sequences:
- the LOC130949108 gene encoding uncharacterized mitochondrial protein AtMg00810-like, with protein MDGTVLDNQTLYRQLVSGLVYLTVTRLDIAYPVHVLSQFLSAPCTHYAAVFRILRYIKGTLFHGLYFSAHSSLSLQAYFDADWAGDPIDHRSTTGYCLFLGDTLISWRAKKQTFTARSSTEAEYRALADTTAELISVCWFFEDLGAPQSSLLIFFVITAVLFKSPIMMCFMNAPNTLSLIVTLFGNVSLLMLFVSLLLEH; from the coding sequence ATGGATGGCACTGTTTTGGATAATCAGACTCTCTATCGACAGTTAGTTAGCGGTCTCGTCTACTTGACTGTCACTCGACTAGACATCGCCTATCCGGTTCATGTACTTAGTCAGTTCTTGTCAGCTCCTTGTACTCATTATGCGGCAGTTTTTCGCATTCTTCGCTACATCAAAGGCACTCTATTTCATGGCCTTTATTTTTCTGCCCATTCCTCTTTGTCTCTTCAGGCTTACTTCGATGCTGATTGGGCTGGTGATCCCATTGATCATCGTTCTACTACTGGTTACTGTTTGTTTCTTGGCGACACTCTCATTTCTTGGCGTGCTAAGAAGCAAACGTTCACTGCTCGCTCAAGCACAGAAGCTGAGTATCGTGCTCTCGCTGACACCACTGCTGAACTTATCTCGGTTTGTTGGTTTTTCGAAGATTTGGGTGCTCCTCAGTCGTCCCTACTGATATTTTTTGTGATAACCGCAGTGCTATTCAAATCGCCCATAATGATGTGTTTCATGAACGCACCAAACACATTGAGCTTGATTGTCACTTTGTTCGGCAACGTATCCTTATTGATGCTGTTCGTCTCATTGCTGTTGGAACACTAG
- the LOC130947807 gene encoding uncharacterized protein LOC130947807, which produces MLRLFSSGSYLFKSFSNPPFIKALQVFTHATYSTICLAQPKAEKEDHAEKPNNATEVLSKWGCSDGELMRIFTRCPALRNADATKIQSKLDLLSAFGIGASDLVKIVNCRPRFFQSRINQSFNERLAYFLSLFETKDLLTKAIVRNPSLLVYDGRVDIEATFALYEELGIKKRDLIQMILLRPTIISRTSFNDDKMEYIRRIGLSKDSKMYKYVVTLIGVSRVETIRDKVANLEKFGLSEDEVFWLLGKSPHILTLSTDKVQRNMTFILATMKLDVKAILRCPLLLCINIDTVLKPRVLLAMKVHEIDGEQKIRRPPILRALRMTEEKFVNLFIKCHQEEVANELMEFYRRTKNVKRLAESSKKSVRKGFPF; this is translated from the coding sequence ATGCTTCGGTTGTTTTCATCTGGGTCTTATCTGTTTAAGTCATTTTCAAATCCCCCATTTATAAAAGCATTGCAAGTTTTTACGCATGCAACCTATTCGACCATTTGCCTAGCCCAACCTAAAGCTGAAAAGGAGGATCATGCAGAGAAACCAAATAATGCTACTGAGGTTTTAAGTAAATGGGGTTGTAGTGATGGTGAATTGATGAGAATATTCACCCGTTGCCCAGCTTTGCGCAATGCTGATGCTACCAAAATCCAATCAAAACTTGATCTTCTGAGTGCTTTTGGAATAGGGGCATCTGATCTTGTTAAGATAGTCAATTGCAGGCCCCGGTTTTTCCAGTCTCGGATTAACCAATCTTTCAACGAGAGGCTTGCCTATTTCTTGTCATTGTTCGAGACGAAGGATTTGCTTACCAAAGCCATTGTGAGAAACCCTTCACTTTTGGTCTATGATGGTAGAGTTGACATTGAAGCTACCTTTGCACTGTATGAGGAGTTAGGTATTAAGAAAAGGGACTTGATTCAGATGATCCTATTGCGTCCCACGATCATTTCAAGGACATCGTTCAACGATGATAAGATGGAATACATACGCAGGATAGGGCTTTCCAAGGATTCAAAGATGTATAAGTATGTGGTAACACTAATAGGTGTGTCACGTGTGGAAACAATTCGTGATAAGGTTGCGAATTTGGAGAAATTCGGTTTGTCTGAGGATGAGGTCTTTTGGCTTCTTGGGAAGTCCCCTCATATTTTGACATTGTCAACTGACAAGGTTCAGAGGAACATGACTTTCATTCTGGCCACAATGAAGCTCGATGTCAAGGCAATCTTAAGATGCCCATTGCTATTGTGTATTAATATTGATACGGTTTTGAAGCCAAGAGTGCTTCTAGCAATGAAGGTACATGAGATTGATGGTGAGCAGAAAATCAGGAGACCTCCGATTCTTAGGGCACTCAGGATGACAGAAGAGAAGTTTGTGAATTTGTTTATCAAATGCCATCAGGAGGAAGTTGCCAATGAGTTAATGGAATTCTATAGAAGAACAAAAAATGTTAAGAGATTAGCTGAGTCATCAAAGAAGAGCGTTCGAAAAGGATTTCCTTTCTGA